From the Caballeronia sp. TF1N1 genome, the window CGCTTCTTGGCCTTCATGGAATCCATTCCTCGTTAAACGAACGTTTGCAATTTGCGACATCGTATCGTTAACGATAATGATTCTCAATATTGTTAGAAACAATTTTGTTGGAAATGCTCGTTATGACGTTTCGATGACAGTCCGGATCGCGAAAGCTAAGGGCATCCAGTTGTAGTCCAACATTACAGATTGGTACGCATATGGAGGCGGCCCGCGATCTCGTCCAAGAGCCAGCAAGAGGTTTTTTGCTCGTATAAGCTGTTGCAATGTCCCAAGTGATCGATTACCTCAACCCCGCCCTTCCCCGAGGGCTGCGACGCGTGTCGATGCGGCTTGAGTGCCGACGCATAGAACGCCCATGTTTGTCAGATATTCCCCGCGCACCAACATGTAGTGTTCGAGCAACTCGTCGATCGACTTTTCTTTGACCGACGCCTTCACACGGTCCGACGTAAGAATACCCTGCGTGAGCCGCTGAATCTGCTCGGCGTTCACCACCCGTCGAGACACACTTGCTGTGCATTGAGTCTCCCAAGGCAGCGCCGCGCGTTCGCTCGCAAGCCTCAGCACATCATCGCCCGTGACGGGGGCGCTTTTGTCGGCGATACGGATGAAATAACGTCCGTCGGTGGTGGACGCTACCGCCACCGCGCGTGGGATGGTTATCTCAAGATACTGCCCGCCGTTCTCAGCTGTTTTTGCCTCAGGCAACGCAACGAAGTTGACGGTGAGCTCGCTCAGACGACGGCGTACCAAGTCGGGCAGATCAATCGGAAGCTCTTGTTCAGCCGGGGGCACAGCGACGGCATCTTCGATGCCAATGAGCAGTCGTCCTCCGGTTGCATTTGCGAACGCCACCGAGTCTTTAGCCAACTCATGCCAATCCGCTGACTTTCCGGTTACGGCACGCAACGATTTCTTGTCGAGCAACTGCCCTTCTTGGCTCAAGTCATACCCCAGGTGAAAACGGCGATTGGCGTTCTAATTAGGACGGTCGCACCGTCACGCGTTAGTCAAACGACGCGGCGGGCGGCGCAAAATAATTTTATGTCGAAGTCGACGGAGAGATCGTACCTATGCTAATTGCACAATCGAATAGACGATCGACTATCGGCGAGTGGTGCGAGCTGGGCCGGCGTATCGAGCCCGCTGTTGAGATGCCGCTCTATTGCGTCGAGTCTTACTGCCCGCAGCCCGTCATCCGAATCCGATAAGTCGGCACGACGATCGCCGTGTCGACACGTTGATGTGTACCTGCAGTACCGTGGAATCTCCGCGCAACATGGTAGTCGATCACAACTTGCTTCTTGTTCGCGGAGTAAGTGATT encodes:
- a CDS encoding helix-turn-helix domain-containing protein, producing MLDKKSLRAVTGKSADWHELAKDSVAFANATGGRLLIGIEDAVAVPPAEQELPIDLPDLVRRRLSELTVNFVALPEAKTAENGGQYLEITIPRAVAVASTTDGRYFIRIADKSAPVTGDDVLRLASERAALPWETQCTASVSRRVVNAEQIQRLTQGILTSDRVKASVKEKSIDELLEHYMLVRGEYLTNMGVLCVGTQAASTRVAALGEGRG